The following is a genomic window from Armatimonadota bacterium.
TCGTCGTACCGCTTGCGCTTATCCGCAAGCGCCCATGCGTAGTCGAGGTGGAGCCCAGGGACCGACGCGCTGCCGGCCGCCTGCAGCGCCTTTTCGAACAGTTCCATGCCCCGGTCGATTTGCTCGAGATACAGCGCAATGTCCGCCTGCACCCTCAAGTTCTCCACCGTCTTCGCCGGCGCTGCCAGGGCTTGCTTGAGCAGTGCCGTCCGGCGCTGCTCGTCATTCTGGTAGCCGGGCTTATACATCGCGGCGAGCGCGCTATAGGCTTTGACGTTCCCCGGGTCCAGAGCGATCGCGCGCTCGAAAGCGTCCTCTGCTTCCCGGGGCATGCTGTTCTCATAGTAGATGTGAATCATCGTCGTCAGCAGTTCCTCGTCGCTGTCGTTGAGCTCGAGGGCGCGCTCACCCGCCGCGAGCGCCTCGCTCATGCCGCGGCGGAATACTCGCTGTTGCTGCGAATTCATCTCCGAGAAGTAGTGTCCGGCGCGGGCGTCGTAGGCGAGGGTGAGCGCCTCGTGAGCGCAGCGGAACCATGATATCCAGCAATCAGGATAGAGCACGGCCATCGACTCGGTCGCGCGCAAAGCGGACTCATAGTCGCGCTCCATGTTGTGATAGTAGCGGGCGCGTACGTTCAGCCCTTCCCAGGAGCCGGGATGCAGCTTGAGCAACTCGTCGAGCGCCGCTTTCGCTTCGGCGCGGTCGGCCTGCCGCATGTGATGCTCCATGATCCAGCGCTGGAAATTCGGCTCTTGCGGGAAGCGCTTGTGTGACTCCCGCAACGCCGCGATGTACGCGCTGCGGTCTTTGAACGGATCACACTGGAACCACTGCTGCTCGACCAGAAGCGAATACGGCTGCCGGTCCCGCCGCGCTCCGAGTTTAACGGTGTGGCCCTCGCCCTCGTGGCGCATGAGCCGAGCGATCTCGGCGAAGTCCTGGTAATCGCTGAATTGCGGGCGGTTAAGCCATTCCCGATTCGCTTTGGTCAGCTTGACCCCGATGCGCTCGGCGATCTGCTCTGCGAGCCAACCCTCGCGCCTGAGGAACTCCTGCGCCGTGCCCGTCAGCTCGATTGCCTCGCCGGCCAACTTGCCGCTCTTGGCGTCGTAGATCTCGATGCGGGCGTGGAACTCGTCACTGCGGCGCTCGATGGTGCCGGTCAGCGCGTGACGGCGCCCTCCGAGATGCGCCACCTTCATCGCCTGCTCCGGACCCAACGCCAGCGTCGAGATGCCGCACTGCTCCATGACTCCACTCAGCACCCATCCCGGAACCTGGCCGCGCACCTGCGGCAGTCGGGTGACGCGCAGCCCAAGGTCTTGGCAGTATGCGGCGTTGAACAGCGCGAGATCCTCGTCCTTGGCGTCCTGCACGACGAGGTGACCGATCAGGATCTCGGCTGCGCCCTTCGGCTTGTCGCAGTCCGCTTCGAGCTCATTGAGTGAAAACGAGGCGGACTGCGATTGCGCGATCTGGGCGGCAACACGGGCAGCGCGCACAACGTCCCTGACGGTCGAACAGCCGGAGAGGAGTACGAGAATCACCAGGGGAAACGGGACAACCCACAGTATTCGAGAGCGCTTCATTGCCAGAGCCCTCCTTGGCGCCGCGCCCCAGCGACGCATCTGCTCAGTGGGGTCCGCGTCTCATCGGAGCTTTCACAGATCGGCGAGTCACGCTCACGAACCCCACTCCGAGAAATCTCGGGACATCCTGCAGCAACCCTGGCCTCGAATTCCGTGATGATGGGCGATTTCCTGCGCGCCGGCGGGCTCCTCACGTCCCGGCAGGAGGAGCGAACTCGGCGCTGCCCCCTCGATTCGAAGCCCACACGGGGCTTGGCACGATTCTTGCTGCAGACCTGAGATGCCGCGTTCTACGAGCAAGGGAGGTACGGCACAGTGCTTAGAGGGATCGTGAACCGCGCGGTAGGCGGCCTGCTTCTCGCAATTTATATCGTCCTAGTCGGCGGCTGCGGCACCACCACCCAGCCGGCGCAGACTCTGGCGGAGAGCGCGACCGTCAGTGGCACGGTGCTCAGCGTACGGGACGGATTGCCGCTCGTGGATGCAAAGGTGCGCATCGGCTCGATCATTGCACACGTGGACAAGGCAGGGGAGTTCGTGATGGTCGTTCCTGCCGGTACCCACCAGTGCACGATCCTCGCTCAGGGCTATGAAAGCTACACTGATCAGGTTGTCGTCGCCCCGGGCGGGAATGACCTCGGCGAGGTGCGCCTGTTCGAACTGCCGCCGCCGCCCCCGGCCTTCTAGGCCTATCCGGAACTATAGGAAGTTGCCCCAGCGCCTCCCTGATTAGGGGAGGCGCTGTTAGTTACGCCGGGGCTGCGGGCAGATCAGGGGCAGGGCGATCCGGGCGCCCGACGGAGGGCACCGCCCCCTCGACGGTGGCCTCATGCGGCGGTTTCGGAGAGGGTCGCCAGCAGGTCATCGAAAGCAACGCGCGCCCGATCGGGCGAGGAGAGGGACTCCGCCTGCACGTTGAAGTCGCTGTCCCAGCGATTGTAGCGCACCAGCAGTTTGGTCGTGTCGTTCCAGCCGGCGACGACGGCGTCGTCCGTCGCCAGATAGTCCACATGATGGCAGTAGCTGGACAGGACCTCGCGCAGCTTGGGGGCGACCTCGGTTTCGAAGTCGCGCTTCGTGCGGCCGAACGGGCTGCGCTGCTTGAGGATGGTCGTGCCGGGCAGCGCCTTGACGAATTCGGACAGTGTTTTCCCGCGCGCCTTCAGCTTCGCCGTGATGCGCACCATCATCGCTGCGGTGAAGATTCCGTCGCTGTAGATCAGGAAGTCAGGAAAGATATAGTGGCCGCTCGGTACGCCGCCGAAGCTCGCGCCCGCGCGCTGCACCTGCTCCGCCACGAACGGATCGCCGACCGGGGAGATGATCAGTTCAAATCCGCGCGCGCGCAACTCGCGCTCGACCATAAGTGACGAGTCAACGGCGATAACTCGCGGTCTGCTCCTGTCCCCGCATTCAAGCGCCAGAGCCAACAACACCAGGTCATCGGGCAGATAGGCGCCCGTGTCGTCTACGATGACGGCGCGATCTGCGTCGCCGTCAAACGCGAACCCGATGTCGAACTCCCCGTCGCGGACGAGCTTCTGCAACGCCTGGACGTTATCGGGCTTCGGGTCCGGATCAAGGTACTCGCCCTTGGAGTCGAGGAAATACGGGTGCAGGCGTTCGTTGATGGAGCGACGCTCGCACCCAAGCCGGTCGAGAAGCTGCGGCATCACCAGGTTGGCGAGGCCGAAGCGGCCGTCCACAGCCGCCCGCACGCCGTCTCCCTCGGCGGCCTCAGCGGCGGCTTCCTCGACATAGCTCTGGATAATCTCGCCCGGGTCGCACAGCTCGTAGTGGGCAAAGCTGATGGCCTTGTCCGCAACCAGGCGGCTGCTATCCGCGAGCACGCGGGCAAGGAGCCGGCCCTCGATCTCCGGCTTGACTGCGGCGCCCGAACTCTCGAAGAACTTGAGCCCGTTGTAGTCCGGCGGGTCGTGTGAAGCGGTCACAACGCACGCGCCGTCGCCGAGGCGACTTGCGGCGTACGCCACCACCGAAGTGGGCAGACAGCCGACGTCCTTGACCTTACATCTTGCCCGCAGCAGCCCCTGCGCAACGAAGTGCTTCAAGCTGGGGCTGGAGTACCGATGATCGCACGCGACGAGCACTACCGGCTGCGAATGCTCGGTGCGCTCGCGGTAATACTTGCCGAAATTGAGGCCCGCCGCGTACGCGGTGCCGTGCGTGAGCTGACGGTCGTATACGCCGCGGAAGTGGCACATGAGATCCCGCGACCGCGGCGCAGACACTGTACGCGTGCGCGCAGAGCGGGCCCTCCGGGGCTTTGCTGGAGTAGTTTCTGCACTGCTTCGTGACATTTTGCGACCTTGTCCTGGATTCCTGGCGGCAAGGACAACGATCCACACCGAAACATCAGTGCAGCAAGAAGCGTACCAACCCACATTATGAGCGCGGCAGGCACTGAGATGGCGTGCAAAACGAACATAGTTGTGAGGGGATCCCACACATGGAAGCACGGTGGCAGCAGCGCTCGACAGGAACGCGTGCGCGGCGGACTACAGCCCTTTGCAGAATGGATCCCTATTGCCTCAGGTACGTCACATGTCCCTGATGACTGCTCGGCTCTGTCGCTGGCCGTGGGCGGGATGGATGCTCGCCGGACAGCTTGAGGTTGTTCAACCCGCGGGCGATCTGATAGAATCGCTACGGAGCGCATGCAATGGCGACCCGCGAGACACGCCACAACATAGAGACGGCCGCGGCCACCGGGCTGTCGCTCTCCGATCGCCGACTACTGGAGCGAGCTGCTAGCGACCTCAAAGTGGCTGCGGACCTGGCGCACGCGGATTTGCTCATCCTGTGCCCGACGGAGAAGCCTGGGCAGTTGGTTGTCGTGGCACACGGACGGCCTTCGACCGCGCATTCCCTCTATCCGCGCAGTCGCAGCGGCGATCTGGTGGGGGCGGAGCGGAACTCGCCGGTGTGGAGGAGCCTGAAGCGCGGGCGGCCGGCGCGAGGGGCCGAGGGCCTGCTCGTCGGCGGGGTACCGGTTGAAGAGCGGGTCACGCCGATGCGCAACCGCGAGGGCCATCTCATAGCGCTCCTCGACATGCACCGCAGCGCCTACTATCGGCGGACGGCGCGGCGCCGGGACGACGTGCTGCGGGAAGCCGCGGCGATACTGAGCACCATGCTCTTCGCGGATACCATTGACCCGACGAGCATGGAGAAACTCATCCACGCGGGTGACGGCATCGTCGTGTATGACGCGGCGGGCCGCATCACCTATGCCGATGCGCGGGCGCGGGCCATCTACCGCAAGCTGGAGTTGCGCAAGGTGCTCGGGGAACAGCTCGACGAGCGCAGGCTCCCGGGCGCAGTTGTCCTCAAGCGACACCAGTTCCGCATCCACAGCGAACTGGAGATCCAGGTCCGGGACTCGGTCATCATCAAGCGCGTCATACCACTCAGCCCGGCCGGCAGGAATCGAGGCCAGGTCGCGGTGATCTGTGACGTCACGGATCTGCGCCGACGCGAGCGCCAGCGCCTGGTCAAGGCTGCCGTAGTGCAGGAGATCCATCACCGGGTCAAGAACAATCTGCAAACCATCGCCAGTCTACTGCGGCTCCAGGTGCGCCGCGCGACGAGTGAACTGACCAAGCGCGCGCTGCGCGAGAGTGTTAACCGCATCCTGAGCATCGCCACGGTTCACGATTTCCTGAGCCGGGAGGGCACGGAGGCGGTGGACGTGAAGGAACTGGGCGAAAGCCTGCTGCACTCGGCGTTGAACAGCAATGCAGTGGCACATGTGGAGGTGCGCGCCAGCGGCCCGCACGTGCTGATCCGGGCGGATCAGGCGACCCCGCTCGCGCTCGCAGTCAACGAGCTGGCGCTGAACGCGGTCGAGCATGCTTTCCGCGGGCGGGATTCCGGGGAAGTCGCGATCGACGTGCGACGGGATGGCGGTGACCTCGTAGTCGAGGTTCGCGACAACGGCGTTGGCTTGCCCGCCGACTTCTCGCTGGATAGCAGTGCCAACCTTGGGCTGCAGATCGTGCAGACTCTGGTCACGCAAGACTTGAGAGGCCGCTTCGCGGTGGGCAGCGAAGGCGGAACGTGGGCGCGGATATCGGTGCCGATGCCGAAGGCGGAGAGTGAAGATGCCTAAGCTGCGGGTTTTGATTGCCGATGATGAGTCTGTGATACGGATGGACCTCAGCGAGATGCTCACCGAGGCGGGGTACGAGGTCGCGGCGGCGGTGGCCACCGGCGAGGAAGCAATCGCCAAGGCGCGGTCGGAGCGGCCCGACGTGGCCATCGTGGACATCAAGATGCCCGGCATGGACGGCATTGACGCGGCGCGGGTGATGATCGAGGAGGAGATCTGCGCGGTCGTGCTGCTCACCGCCTACGGCCAGCCCGAGCTTGTGCAGCGCGCGAGAGAGGCGGGCGTGTTCGGCTATGTCACCAAGCCGTTCGAAGAACGCGACCTGCTGCCGGCGATCGAGATCGCGCGCAGCCGCTACGAAGAAGTCATGGAGCTGAAGGGCCAGGTCGGCAA
Proteins encoded in this region:
- a CDS encoding tetratricopeptide repeat protein, coding for MKRSRILWVVPFPLVILVLLSGCSTVRDVVRAARVAAQIAQSQSASFSLNELEADCDKPKGAAEILIGHLVVQDAKDEDLALFNAAYCQDLGLRVTRLPQVRGQVPGWVLSGVMEQCGISTLALGPEQAMKVAHLGGRRHALTGTIERRSDEFHARIEIYDAKSGKLAGEAIELTGTAQEFLRREGWLAEQIAERIGVKLTKANREWLNRPQFSDYQDFAEIARLMRHEGEGHTVKLGARRDRQPYSLLVEQQWFQCDPFKDRSAYIAALRESHKRFPQEPNFQRWIMEHHMRQADRAEAKAALDELLKLHPGSWEGLNVRARYYHNMERDYESALRATESMAVLYPDCWISWFRCAHEALTLAYDARAGHYFSEMNSQQQRVFRRGMSEALAAGERALELNDSDEELLTTMIHIYYENSMPREAEDAFERAIALDPGNVKAYSALAAMYKPGYQNDEQRRTALLKQALAAPAKTVENLRVQADIALYLEQIDRGMELFEKALQAAGSASVPGLHLDYAWALADKRKRYDEAEKHARISLQQCVSADAYMSLAQFLAKQERFDEAMAAAKAAKKLEPDNPDCDAALAVVLEEMGEVDDALKHMAKAHEGEPRHVTYLGAMLDGYLTQGDTDKAWEVMQEIKRHPEWEEAEIELLDVGDIHALKGKFTDAIRYYDLNLGKKPGNVKSFTRGALCYMMMRDFRSAADRWRKVFDKEPNHAESHMGLGVCLSMLGEKQKALEEARKAVTADGKVADRKYLAKERYWPKPLAQAAADLAADAKRR
- a CDS encoding sensor histidine kinase, producing the protein MATRETRHNIETAAATGLSLSDRRLLERAASDLKVAADLAHADLLILCPTEKPGQLVVVAHGRPSTAHSLYPRSRSGDLVGAERNSPVWRSLKRGRPARGAEGLLVGGVPVEERVTPMRNREGHLIALLDMHRSAYYRRTARRRDDVLREAAAILSTMLFADTIDPTSMEKLIHAGDGIVVYDAAGRITYADARARAIYRKLELRKVLGEQLDERRLPGAVVLKRHQFRIHSELEIQVRDSVIIKRVIPLSPAGRNRGQVAVICDVTDLRRRERQRLVKAAVVQEIHHRVKNNLQTIASLLRLQVRRATSELTKRALRESVNRILSIATVHDFLSREGTEAVDVKELGESLLHSALNSNAVAHVEVRASGPHVLIRADQATPLALAVNELALNAVEHAFRGRDSGEVAIDVRRDGGDLVVEVRDNGVGLPADFSLDSSANLGLQIVQTLVTQDLRGRFAVGSEGGTWARISVPMPKAESEDA
- a CDS encoding response regulator, with the protein product MPKLRVLIADDESVIRMDLSEMLTEAGYEVAAAVATGEEAIAKARSERPDVAIVDIKMPGMDGIDAARVMIEEEICAVVLLTAYGQPELVQRAREAGVFGYVTKPFEERDLLPAIEIARSRYEEVMELKGQVGNLEEAIETRKLVERAKGILMDGHGLTEREAYRRIQQESMNRRKSMREIAEAVILASDVGGREA